Proteins co-encoded in one Chitinophagales bacterium genomic window:
- a CDS encoding VWA domain-containing protein: MFFLFALFAIFASFYFIRKLPLNNTWLRYIIGGLRFLSLFTLLVLLLSPILKCTKSKTIKPKIVLLFDNSRSIRNAGPDYIKEVKGIRELLNKGDYDIEVRIFDKKLASIDSLDLSGNRTNIYSALNETISSNLDANLNRIILITDGNYNEGNNPAFVTNLGMIPIDVVLVGDTARVSDYKIESIEYNNLMLQDEINPLNIAVSAYLTSSTKAKIILEELTSTGYRLINQTVVSNTKNNFSQSIQFKLSGFSKGKHNYRVSIVSNLKEKNLANNSREFSIDVIDGTKQIDVLASFPHPDLSALKSWLAANKSFKVNLNISETNLSFSDKADLIVLYQLPNQFNNGRLLFEKAKAAGKSVLFVLGTKSDFSAYNQLQECYKVNVMGNVLQDYGNRPNLSFSKFYLNEAFSGDFQTYPPLSNYLLTIESKANASHMLLSKLGRVDSDQPLISFSYQDNIQVGLIAAENIWKWRVSNYQTKKNFGETQDLIDKIVNYLAIKKDKKQLTVNLSNENLVEGDNFSINANTYNELYQPSKAEKVQCIITGGDLGKKSYEMLPSANSYSLSPKDLKAGRYMYEILAVIGGKLSKHEGSFSIMKNDLEDAYTASNYEDMYALTMKTGGEFYLWKNRMNIMNSIEEAANSKVKLVKETKQLKANDMLFLLIFILLALSAEWLLRKYFGLN, translated from the coding sequence TTGTTCTTTTTATTTGCGCTTTTCGCAATTTTCGCTAGTTTTTATTTTATAAGAAAACTACCATTAAATAATACTTGGTTAAGATACATAATAGGAGGTCTTCGTTTTTTATCTCTATTCACCTTGTTAGTTCTATTATTATCTCCTATTTTAAAATGTACCAAGTCTAAGACTATAAAACCAAAAATTGTTTTACTATTCGACAATTCGCGCTCTATTAGGAATGCTGGTCCTGATTATATTAAGGAAGTAAAAGGTATTCGAGAACTTCTCAATAAAGGAGATTACGACATAGAAGTTCGAATTTTTGATAAGAAATTGGCGTCAATTGATTCTCTTGATTTATCTGGTAATCGCACCAATATATATTCTGCATTGAATGAAACGATATCTTCAAACCTAGACGCTAATCTCAATAGAATTATATTAATAACTGATGGTAATTATAATGAAGGTAATAATCCAGCATTTGTGACTAATTTAGGTATGATTCCTATCGATGTTGTATTAGTAGGAGATACCGCAAGAGTTAGCGATTATAAAATTGAGAGTATAGAGTATAATAATCTCATGCTGCAAGATGAAATCAATCCCTTAAACATAGCAGTTTCTGCCTATTTAACCTCTTCTACTAAAGCAAAAATTATACTTGAAGAATTGACATCAACTGGGTATAGACTTATAAACCAAACCGTAGTCAGTAATACGAAGAATAATTTCAGTCAAAGTATCCAATTTAAATTATCTGGATTCAGCAAAGGAAAACACAATTATAGAGTTTCAATTGTTTCAAATTTAAAGGAGAAAAACCTAGCGAACAATAGTCGAGAATTTTCAATAGATGTGATAGATGGTACTAAACAAATAGACGTATTAGCTAGTTTCCCGCATCCAGATTTATCTGCTTTGAAATCTTGGTTAGCTGCTAATAAAAGCTTTAAAGTGAATTTGAACATTTCGGAAACAAATCTTTCCTTCTCAGATAAAGCTGATTTAATTGTACTTTATCAATTGCCAAATCAATTTAACAATGGAAGATTACTATTTGAAAAAGCTAAGGCTGCAGGAAAGTCGGTTTTGTTTGTTTTAGGGACAAAGAGTGATTTTTCAGCATATAATCAGCTTCAGGAATGCTATAAAGTAAATGTCATGGGAAATGTTTTGCAGGATTATGGCAATCGACCAAATTTAAGCTTTTCTAAATTCTATTTAAATGAAGCCTTTAGTGGAGATTTTCAAACTTATCCCCCTCTATCTAATTATTTATTGACTATAGAATCTAAAGCGAATGCTAGTCATATGCTTTTATCTAAATTAGGTAGAGTCGATTCTGATCAACCTTTAATATCATTTTCTTATCAAGATAATATTCAAGTAGGTCTAATCGCAGCAGAGAATATTTGGAAATGGAGAGTTAGTAATTATCAAACTAAAAAGAATTTTGGAGAAACTCAAGACCTCATCGATAAGATAGTGAATTATCTAGCCATTAAGAAAGACAAAAAACAATTGACAGTAAATTTGTCAAATGAAAATTTGGTGGAAGGAGATAACTTTTCTATTAATGCGAATACTTATAACGAGCTTTATCAGCCTAGTAAAGCAGAAAAGGTGCAGTGCATTATTACCGGAGGTGACCTAGGAAAAAAATCGTATGAAATGCTTCCGAGTGCAAATTCATATTCACTCAGCCCAAAGGATCTGAAAGCTGGGCGATACATGTATGAAATTTTAGCAGTTATCGGCGGAAAGTTGTCGAAACATGAGGGGAGTTTTTCAATCATGAAGAATGATTTAGAAGATGCTTATACTGCCTCCAATTATGAAGATATGTATGCTTTAACCATGAAAACCGGGGGAGAATTTTATTTGTGGAAGAATAGAATGAATATTATGAATAGTATAGAAGAGGCGGCGAATAGCAAAGTGAAACTCGTAAAGGAAACAAAGCAATTAAAAGCCAATGATATGTTGTTTCTGTTAATATTTATATTATTAGCATTGTCTGCAGAATGGCTCCTTAGGAAATATTTTGGTTTAAACTAA